GTTAAAGCTGCGCAGGCCAAGACCGCTTGCCAGATTCGCGGCACGTTTGGCCTCGCCCGAATCATGAATGCGGCCCAGGCGTTTTAATTTGGCTTCGCTAAAGCTCTGTACGCCGATAGAAATCCTGTTCACGCCCGCCTTTTGGTAGCCAACAAAGCGATCGGCTTCGACCGTACCGGGGTTGGCTTCCATGGTGATTTCAGCGTCATCCGCCAGCTTCAGGCGAGAGCGCACGCCGTCCAGCAGCGTTTGCATCGCTTCGCTGGAGAGCAGGCTTGGTGTACCGCCCCCGATGAAAATAGTCTTTACCTCGCGTCCCTGAGCTAAAGGCGCGTCGCGGTCGAGATCGCGCAGCAGATGGCCCACGTATTCGTCGTGCGGCACATCTCCTTTTAGGGCGTGGGAGTTGAAGTCGCAGTACGGGCACTTCTGTACGCACCAGGGGATATGAATGTAGAGACTCAGAGGCGGCAAATTAGCCATTACGCATTGCTTCCAGTAACAGTTTCAGCGCCTGCCCACGGTGGGAAATCGCGCTCTTTTCATCGCGGGTTAGCTCCGCCGCGGTTTTTCCCTCGGATGGAACATAGAAAATAGGATCGTAGCCAAAACCACCCTGGCCTGCTGGCTCGTGGGTAATCACGCCCGGCCAGCTGCCGTGGAACACCAGCGGCGTGGGGTCCTCTGCGTGACGCATGTAGACCAGGACGCAGTGGAACTGGGCCTGGCGTTTATCGTCCGGCACCTCTTTCAGCGCCTGCAGAAGCTTTTCGAGGTTCTGTTGGTCACTTGCGTCTTCGCCCGCATAGCGTGCGGAATAGATACCCGGCGCGCCGCCAAGAGCATCTACGGCCAGACCAGAGTCGTCGGCCAGCGCCGGAAGCCCGGTCACTTTAGCCGCATGGCGAGCCTTAATAATGGCGTTCTCAATAAAGGTCAGACCGGTCTCTTCCACCGACTCCACGTTAAGTGCGGTTTGTGCGACCACATCAAGGCCGAAATCCGCCAGTAAATCGGCGAGTTCACGCACTTTACCGGCATTACCGGTAGCTAATACGACTTTTTGCATAGCCTGTCCTGTCGTTATTCGAGGGTATCAATCAATGCCGCGACTTCCGTCGGGATTTGCTGCGGGCTGATAATTTTAACTTGTTTATGCCGACCAAGTTCGCCTTTCTCAATCACCACCTGGCTTTTGGCTACCCGGAACTGTTTGGCCAGAT
This region of Cedecea lapagei genomic DNA includes:
- a CDS encoding XTP/dITP diphosphatase, which translates into the protein MQKVVLATGNAGKVRELADLLADFGLDVVAQTALNVESVEETGLTFIENAIIKARHAAKVTGLPALADDSGLAVDALGGAPGIYSARYAGEDASDQQNLEKLLQALKEVPDDKRQAQFHCVLVYMRHAEDPTPLVFHGSWPGVITHEPAGQGGFGYDPIFYVPSEGKTAAELTRDEKSAISHRGQALKLLLEAMRNG